In one window of Gemmatimonadota bacterium DNA:
- a CDS encoding glycosyltransferase family 39 protein encodes MRSKQLLTALGIILLLTGLALPAGSLGTAVSPVSLHHAGEVTTGLWLFKLMLVLHGGLLLAWGRLPLLTEGAALLSPRSLARGSEEPAWAAWAAGALVLLGLGLRLPALADGLWFDEIQTLVEYVRLPLGQIVTRFDSQNQHLLYSVTARLVTTLGGEGAITLRLPAVAFGVASLWATWRFGRTVAGWREALLATALLAVSYHHVWFSQNARGYTGLLLWTVVATGCFLRLLSGVYEDGRRLALLYGLAMALAVYTHATAVLVAVAHAGILALLVLRRWPESRGGPALASLLGLVLAGSLSLLLYAPVLPQFAATLTEPSAFHAETEWQNPTWMALEAMRGLAGGLPGGWVALGLGAGVLVAGLVSYARQGLAILGAMVLPGLVTLAAIILLRHNLWPRFFFFSATFAVLIVIRGGFSLSRMVTRAHGGRLALAGTVVVILASALTVPRAWGPKQDFVAAMRYVDAQRGPDDAVATVDLTTYPLTRYYARDWVPVEQATALRQLAGAHPRTWVLYTFPVRLAAAYPDVWQELADYQQMATFPGTVGGGAIVVLASRPPVPADSASTPRTAE; translated from the coding sequence ATGCGATCCAAGCAGTTACTGACAGCGCTCGGCATCATCCTCCTGCTCACCGGCCTCGCGCTGCCGGCGGGGAGCCTCGGCACGGCGGTCTCCCCCGTCAGTCTGCACCACGCCGGGGAGGTGACCACCGGGCTGTGGCTGTTCAAGCTGATGCTCGTGCTGCACGGCGGGCTGTTGCTCGCCTGGGGGCGGCTCCCGCTGCTCACTGAGGGTGCCGCGCTGCTCTCGCCCCGCAGCCTGGCCCGGGGGAGCGAGGAGCCCGCCTGGGCGGCATGGGCCGCCGGCGCGCTGGTGCTCCTGGGGCTCGGGCTGCGCCTGCCGGCGCTCGCCGATGGACTCTGGTTTGACGAGATCCAGACGCTGGTCGAGTACGTCCGGCTGCCGCTCGGCCAGATCGTGACCCGGTTCGACAGCCAGAATCAGCACCTGCTCTATTCCGTGACCGCCCGCCTGGTCACCACCCTGGGAGGCGAGGGCGCGATCACGCTCCGGCTGCCGGCGGTGGCCTTCGGGGTGGCGAGCCTGTGGGCCACCTGGCGGTTCGGGCGGACGGTGGCGGGCTGGCGCGAGGCGCTGCTGGCCACCGCACTGCTCGCCGTCTCCTACCACCATGTCTGGTTCTCGCAGAACGCGCGGGGCTACACCGGCCTGCTGCTGTGGACCGTGGTCGCCACCGGGTGCTTCCTGCGCCTGCTCTCCGGCGTCTACGAGGACGGGCGGCGCCTGGCGCTGCTCTACGGCCTCGCGATGGCGCTGGCGGTCTACACGCACGCCACCGCCGTGCTGGTGGCGGTGGCCCATGCCGGCATCCTCGCGCTGCTCGTGCTTCGGCGGTGGCCGGAATCGCGCGGCGGTCCGGCGCTGGCCTCGCTCCTCGGGCTGGTCCTGGCGGGCTCGCTCAGCCTGCTGCTCTACGCGCCGGTGCTGCCGCAGTTCGCCGCCACGCTCACCGAGCCCTCGGCCTTCCACGCGGAGACCGAGTGGCAAAACCCCACCTGGATGGCGCTCGAGGCCATGCGCGGCCTGGCCGGCGGCCTGCCCGGCGGCTGGGTGGCGCTCGGGCTCGGCGCCGGCGTGCTGGTCGCGGGCCTCGTGAGCTACGCCCGACAGGGCCTCGCCATCCTGGGCGCCATGGTCCTGCCCGGCCTGGTGACGCTGGCCGCGATCATCCTGCTGCGGCACAACCTGTGGCCGCGGTTCTTCTTCTTCTCCGCCACCTTCGCGGTCCTGATCGTGATCCGGGGCGGGTTCAGCCTGTCGCGGATGGTCACCCGCGCGCACGGCGGCCGCCTGGCACTCGCGGGCACCGTGGTGGTGATCCTCGCCAGTGCCCTCACGGTGCCCCGCGCCTGGGGGCCCAAGCAGGACTTCGTGGCGGCGATGCGCTACGTCGATGCCCAGCGCGGCCCGGACGACGCGGTGGCCACGGTGGACCTGACCACCTATCCGCTGACGCGCTATTATGCTCGCGACTGGGTCCCGGTGGAGCAGGCGACGGCGCTGCGGCAGCTGGCCGGCGCCCATCCGCGCACCTGGGTGCTGTACACCTTCCCGGTGCGGCTGGCCGCCGCGTATCCGGACGTCTGGCAGGAGCTCGCGGACTACCAGCAGATGGCCACCTTCCCCGGCACCGTCGGGGGGGGCGCGATCGTGGTGCTGGCCAGCCGCCCGCCGGTGCCGGCCGATTCCGCTTCCACCCCGAGGACCGCCGAGTGA
- a CDS encoding glycosyltransferase family 2 protein has translation MIEDVYEDAAGVLPHAVSVVIPAYNEGAHVAQQVRDVDEVLRQSGWTYEIIVVDDGSRDNTAEAADTTGARVLRRRPNRGYGAALKLGIHRAKHDWILITDADGTYPVSAIPVLLAAADRNAMVVGARTGETVQVPLVRRPAKAFLRWLASYLSERPIPDINSGLRLMRRDLIARYEHLLPNGFSFTTTITLAANCNGHPVEYIAIDYHSRKGQSKIRPRHAYDFALLTFRTIIYFNPLKVFIPLGAGLSLVGLGKLAYDIYRDNLSETVVLCFLGALIVWAVGLLADQNARIGLKR, from the coding sequence GTGATCGAGGACGTCTACGAGGATGCCGCCGGCGTCCTGCCCCACGCCGTTTCCGTGGTGATCCCCGCCTACAACGAGGGGGCGCACGTGGCGCAGCAGGTGCGCGACGTGGACGAGGTGCTGCGGCAATCCGGCTGGACCTACGAGATCATCGTGGTCGACGACGGCAGCCGCGACAACACCGCGGAGGCCGCCGACACCACCGGGGCCCGGGTGCTGCGGCGGCGGCCCAACCGCGGGTACGGCGCGGCGCTCAAGCTGGGGATCCACCGCGCGAAGCACGACTGGATCCTCATCACCGACGCCGACGGCACCTACCCGGTGAGCGCGATCCCGGTGCTGCTCGCCGCCGCCGACCGCAACGCCATGGTGGTGGGCGCCCGCACCGGGGAGACCGTGCAGGTGCCGCTGGTACGCCGCCCCGCCAAGGCCTTCCTGCGCTGGCTGGCCAGCTACCTGAGCGAGCGGCCGATCCCGGACATCAACTCGGGGCTGCGGCTCATGCGGCGGGACCTGATCGCGCGCTACGAGCACCTGCTCCCCAACGGGTTCTCGTTCACCACCACGATCACCCTGGCCGCCAACTGCAACGGGCATCCGGTCGAGTACATCGCGATCGACTACCACTCGCGGAAGGGCCAGTCCAAGATCCGGCCCCGCCACGCCTACGACTTCGCGCTGCTGACCTTCCGGACCATCATCTACTTCAACCCGCTCAAGGTCTTCATCCCCCTGGGCGCGGGGCTGTCGCTGGTGGGCCTCGGCAAGCTGGCCTATGACATCTACCGGGACAACCTCTCCGAGACGGTCGTCCTCTGCTTCCTGGGCGCGCTGATCGTGTGGGCCGTCGGCCTGCTGGCCGACCAGAACGCGCGCATCGGGCTCAAGCGATGA
- a CDS encoding flippase-like domain-containing protein, whose product MKVWLKVAVSLGLLGLLAWVLPWHQVEEAIRRLSPGMWTLVLLGFVSGHALGVLKWRLFVNAGHAALRLGDAALCYGAGLFANLCLPSIVGGDVLRMALAGKFTRRPEAAFLGGVLDRLTDMIAMAILVAGGALFARNDLPGWGEGVFTVALLVGFVALGFSLPFVLRRPLHRWPRKLRRPIGRTLVALRRLARDPAHGLQGLGLSLTIQGGFVLLNAWLGYQLGIRVPLSVWFLVWPLAKIAGLMPISLGGLAVRETTLAALLTPFGVPFALGVVCSLLWQTVLIGGGLFGGLVWLVLSRTRQGTVDRPGAIIHQVTHPGHG is encoded by the coding sequence ATGAAGGTCTGGCTCAAGGTCGCCGTCAGCCTCGGGCTGCTCGGCCTGCTGGCCTGGGTGCTGCCCTGGCACCAAGTCGAGGAGGCGATCCGCCGGCTCTCACCGGGCATGTGGACGCTCGTGCTGCTCGGCTTCGTGTCGGGCCATGCGCTCGGCGTGCTCAAGTGGCGGCTGTTCGTGAACGCCGGCCACGCCGCCCTCCGGCTGGGCGACGCCGCGCTCTGCTACGGCGCCGGTCTCTTCGCCAACCTGTGCCTGCCGAGCATCGTGGGCGGGGACGTGCTCCGCATGGCGCTGGCGGGCAAGTTCACCCGCCGTCCCGAGGCCGCCTTCCTGGGCGGCGTGCTCGACCGCCTCACCGACATGATCGCGATGGCGATCCTCGTGGCCGGCGGCGCGCTCTTCGCCCGCAACGACCTCCCCGGCTGGGGCGAGGGCGTCTTCACGGTGGCACTGCTGGTGGGCTTCGTGGCGCTGGGCTTCTCCCTGCCCTTCGTGCTGCGGCGCCCACTCCACCGCTGGCCCAGGAAGCTGCGGCGGCCGATCGGCCGCACGCTGGTGGCGCTGCGCCGCCTGGCCCGCGACCCGGCCCACGGCCTGCAGGGCCTCGGCCTCTCGCTCACCATCCAGGGTGGGTTCGTGCTGCTCAACGCCTGGCTGGGGTACCAGCTGGGCATCCGGGTACCGCTCTCGGTCTGGTTCCTCGTCTGGCCGCTGGCCAAGATCGCCGGCCTGATGCCCATCAGCCTGGGCGGGCTGGCGGTGCGCGAGACCACGCTGGCCGCCCTCCTTACCCCCTTCGGCGTGCCCTTCGCGCTGGGCGTGGTCTGCTCGCTGTTGTGGCAGACCGTGCTCATCGGCGGCGGGCTCTTCGGCGGCCTCGTCTGGCTGGTGCTCAGCCGGACCCGCCAGGGCACGGTGGACCGCCCCGGCGCCATCATTCACCAGGTGACACACCCCGGGCATGGCTGA
- a CDS encoding FAD-dependent oxidoreductase — protein sequence MAEPHIVVLGAGPAGVGAAWRLRQTGKARVTVLEQHPVVGGNSGSFDGSFQRLDFGSHRLHPACEPEILADIRRLLGPDLLDRPRHGRIHLRGRLVHFPLKPVDLLLRLDPGFALGTLGDMARKALGGKADEGDTFASVLWANLGPTICREFYFPYARKIWGRTPEELSGIQARRRVSAGSFGKLVKKVLTAVPGLKPPGSGRFFYPRRGFGQISEAYAEAARGMGAEFWMESRVAGLTPPAAPGGRWTVQVERPQGPTTLEADYVWSSIPITALARAMGQRTPAEVHAAAGQISYRAMLLIYLDLPVDRFTEYDAHYFPDAGIRITRLSEPKHYADRQDLPGRTTLCAELPCEVDDATWKLDDAALGALVGDDLARAGLSLPAAPTAVYTRRLRQAYPVYLNGYEVPFGVLDRWADSLPQMISYGRQGLFAHDNTHHALFMAYSAVECLKDGRFDEARWQAFREVFRTHVVED from the coding sequence ATGGCTGAACCCCACATCGTTGTCCTGGGCGCCGGCCCCGCCGGCGTCGGCGCGGCCTGGCGGCTGCGGCAGACCGGCAAGGCGCGGGTGACCGTGCTGGAACAGCACCCGGTCGTCGGCGGAAACTCCGGCAGCTTCGACGGCAGCTTCCAGCGCCTCGACTTCGGCAGTCACCGCCTGCACCCGGCCTGCGAGCCGGAGATCCTCGCCGACATCCGGCGCCTGCTCGGCCCCGACCTGCTCGACCGGCCGCGGCACGGCCGGATCCACCTGCGCGGGCGCCTGGTGCACTTCCCGCTCAAGCCGGTGGACCTCCTGCTGCGCCTCGACCCGGGCTTCGCGCTCGGCACCCTCGGCGACATGGCGCGGAAGGCCCTGGGCGGCAAGGCCGACGAGGGCGACACCTTTGCCTCGGTGCTGTGGGCCAACCTGGGCCCCACGATCTGCCGCGAGTTCTACTTTCCGTATGCCCGGAAGATCTGGGGCCGCACGCCGGAGGAGCTCTCGGGCATCCAGGCCCGGCGCCGGGTCTCCGCCGGCTCGTTCGGCAAGTTGGTGAAGAAAGTCCTGACCGCCGTCCCGGGACTCAAGCCGCCGGGCAGCGGACGGTTCTTCTACCCCCGGCGCGGCTTCGGCCAGATCAGCGAGGCCTACGCCGAGGCGGCGCGCGGGATGGGCGCGGAGTTCTGGATGGAGAGCCGGGTCGCCGGGCTCACCCCGCCGGCGGCGCCCGGCGGGCGGTGGACGGTGCAGGTGGAGCGGCCGCAGGGACCCACGACGCTCGAGGCGGACTACGTCTGGTCGAGCATCCCCATCACCGCGCTGGCGCGGGCCATGGGCCAGCGCACCCCGGCCGAGGTACACGCCGCGGCGGGCCAGATCAGCTACCGCGCCATGCTGCTGATCTACCTCGACCTGCCGGTCGACCGCTTCACCGAGTACGACGCACATTACTTCCCCGACGCGGGCATCCGGATCACCCGGCTGTCGGAGCCCAAGCACTACGCCGACCGGCAGGACCTCCCGGGCCGGACCACGCTCTGCGCCGAGCTGCCGTGCGAAGTCGACGACGCGACCTGGAAGCTCGACGACGCCGCGCTCGGCGCGCTGGTCGGTGACGACCTGGCGCGGGCCGGCCTCTCCCTTCCCGCGGCGCCCACGGCGGTCTACACCCGGCGGCTGCGTCAGGCCTACCCGGTGTACTTGAACGGCTACGAGGTGCCCTTCGGGGTCCTGGATCGCTGGGCGGACAGCCTGCCGCAGATGATCAGCTACGGCCGGCAGGGCCTCTTTGCGCACGACAACACGCACCATGCGCTGTTCATGGCCTACAGCGCAGTGGAGTGCTTGAAGGACGGCCGGTTCGATGAGGCCCGGTGGCAGGCCTTCCGCGAGGTTTTTCGCACCCACGTGGTCGAGGACTGA
- a CDS encoding radical SAM protein → MNPIKRIARHARLTSYSYRDMDSPPFLVLFINSICNMKCEHCFYWTSLNKKDDLSKEEMFALSDSLGQIENLNLSGGEPFLRKEFGEICRKFIRTNGVKQIYVPTNGYFTERCIAAIREVLKEPSLDLFVAEISLDGMPEFHDKFRVARHAFKKAMETYDALVELQKEDPRVRVHSISTATDVNMEEIKKLTTYLYERCPQMDHHNLAIIRGDRKNPTLKGPSLKQYEDLYEYIRRLWAPREEGRTGSAVEPMLQWAKTESVKQERQVVPCKAGKISGVVYANGDVGVCEIHKPIGNLRQKTFPEIWHSAEAKALRASIARKECWCTTEVFMWSSIVYQPLPLLEATIKGKVWSKPLPLHPSERLPVSLADGPTPGGEPEPATAEESAY, encoded by the coding sequence ATGAACCCGATCAAGCGCATCGCCCGCCATGCGCGCCTGACGAGCTATTCCTATCGCGACATGGATAGCCCGCCCTTCCTGGTGCTGTTCATCAACAGCATCTGCAACATGAAGTGCGAGCACTGTTTCTACTGGACCAGCCTCAACAAGAAGGACGACCTGTCCAAGGAGGAGATGTTTGCGCTCTCCGACTCCCTGGGACAGATCGAGAACCTGAACCTCTCCGGCGGCGAGCCGTTCCTGCGCAAGGAATTCGGCGAGATCTGCCGCAAGTTCATCCGCACCAACGGCGTCAAGCAGATCTACGTGCCGACCAACGGCTACTTCACCGAGCGCTGCATCGCGGCCATCCGCGAGGTGCTCAAGGAGCCGTCGCTCGACCTGTTCGTGGCCGAGATCTCCCTCGACGGCATGCCCGAGTTCCACGACAAGTTCCGGGTGGCGCGCCACGCCTTCAAGAAGGCGATGGAGACCTACGACGCCCTCGTCGAGCTGCAGAAGGAGGACCCGCGGGTCCGGGTGCACTCCATCTCCACCGCCACCGACGTGAACATGGAGGAGATCAAGAAGCTCACGACCTACCTCTATGAGCGCTGCCCGCAGATGGACCACCACAACCTGGCCATCATCCGCGGCGACCGGAAGAACCCGACCCTCAAGGGCCCGAGCCTCAAGCAGTACGAGGACCTCTACGAGTACATCCGCCGGCTGTGGGCGCCGCGCGAGGAGGGCCGCACGGGCTCGGCGGTGGAGCCGATGCTCCAGTGGGCCAAGACGGAATCCGTGAAGCAGGAGCGGCAGGTCGTGCCCTGCAAGGCGGGCAAGATCAGCGGGGTGGTCTACGCCAACGGCGACGTCGGCGTCTGCGAGATCCACAAGCCGATCGGCAACCTGCGGCAGAAGACCTTCCCGGAGATCTGGCATTCGGCCGAGGCCAAGGCGCTGCGCGCCTCGATCGCGCGCAAGGAGTGCTGGTGCACCACGGAGGTCTTCATGTGGTCGAGCATCGTGTACCAGCCGCTGCCGCTGCTCGAGGCCACGATCAAGGGCAAGGTGTGGAGCAAGCCGCTCCCGCTGCACCCCTCCGAGCGCCTGCCGGTGAGCCTGGCGGACGGCCCGACCCCCGGTGGCGAGCCGGAGCCGGCCACCGCCGAGGAATCGGCGTACTGA
- a CDS encoding DUF2079 domain-containing protein: MTEGLAGARRPGGLGLPGRLFLTVALVYAIHFAPNVVRETYLAIALGESASVRVDRYLGLHPDLFEIPGRGAYINNNPGVSLLAAVPYAAASPAIEGLLRAVPSLAAPKPPATYDDPRPNRTRFMNEMRARGLDVKLGLAAAAIHLLFNVPLGALAAVVLFLFLRARLRDERAALWLALLFALGTPVFFRSAFLNQNLALAYCTLAAYLALAWHGGETTADRPLPRGRVRWAGFALGLGLLCDYSAAPLLIAFGVWLVATGWRRGGLALGVRQGADFTLGAVGPIAALLAYQAVAFGSPWFPAQRYMPATDLSTDGWNGLQVPTPDLLWRNLLDPRYGLLVSCPMLLAALLAPRYRRRPGAAGGAELTLLLGASLALYLFCSAVSFAALQWNTGVRYLVPAVPLLFVALVPVLLHLPRAVTWLLVVPTLTIAWAMAMTRENVFTALLRVFALGPELPWHTVLQKTAMAYLPALARGGTPIMVLLLAGVILWLLWRDAPFQPAGDA; the protein is encoded by the coding sequence ATGACCGAAGGGCTGGCAGGTGCGCGACGGCCCGGGGGCCTCGGTCTCCCGGGCCGTCTCTTCCTGACGGTGGCGCTGGTCTACGCCATCCACTTTGCGCCGAACGTGGTGCGGGAGACCTACCTCGCCATCGCGCTCGGCGAAAGCGCGTCGGTGCGGGTGGATCGCTACCTCGGCCTGCATCCCGACCTCTTCGAGATTCCCGGCCGCGGCGCCTACATCAACAACAACCCCGGCGTCTCGCTGCTCGCGGCGGTCCCGTACGCCGCGGCCTCCCCGGCGATCGAGGGGTTGCTCCGCGCGGTGCCAAGCCTCGCGGCGCCGAAGCCGCCGGCCACCTATGATGATCCGCGGCCCAATCGCACCCGCTTCATGAACGAAATGCGGGCCCGCGGCCTCGACGTGAAGCTCGGGCTGGCCGCGGCCGCCATCCACCTCCTGTTCAACGTCCCCCTGGGCGCGCTCGCGGCGGTGGTGCTGTTCCTGTTCCTGCGCGCCCGGCTGCGGGATGAGCGGGCCGCCCTCTGGCTGGCGCTGCTCTTTGCGCTCGGCACGCCGGTCTTCTTCCGCTCGGCATTCCTCAACCAGAACCTCGCCCTGGCCTACTGCACCCTGGCGGCCTACCTGGCGCTGGCCTGGCACGGCGGCGAGACCACTGCCGACCGGCCCCTGCCCCGGGGACGGGTGCGCTGGGCCGGCTTTGCCCTGGGCCTCGGGCTGCTGTGCGACTACTCCGCGGCGCCGCTGCTCATCGCCTTCGGTGTGTGGCTCGTGGCGACCGGGTGGCGCCGCGGCGGGCTCGCCCTCGGCGTTCGGCAGGGAGCCGACTTTACCCTGGGGGCCGTCGGCCCCATCGCGGCCCTGCTGGCCTACCAGGCCGTGGCCTTCGGGAGCCCCTGGTTCCCCGCGCAGCGCTACATGCCGGCCACCGACCTGAGCACGGATGGCTGGAACGGCCTGCAGGTGCCCACGCCAGACCTGCTGTGGCGCAACCTGCTCGACCCGCGGTATGGGCTGCTCGTCTCCTGCCCCATGCTCCTCGCGGCGCTGCTGGCCCCGCGCTACCGTCGCCGGCCGGGGGCCGCGGGCGGGGCCGAGCTCACGCTGCTCCTCGGCGCCAGCCTGGCGCTGTACCTGTTCTGCTCGGCCGTGTCGTTCGCCGCGCTGCAGTGGAACACGGGCGTGCGCTACCTGGTGCCGGCGGTACCGCTCCTCTTCGTGGCCCTGGTGCCGGTGCTGCTGCACCTGCCCCGCGCCGTCACGTGGCTGCTGGTGGTGCCGACCCTGACGATCGCGTGGGCCATGGCCATGACGCGCGAGAACGTCTTCACCGCGCTGCTCCGGGTCTTCGCCCTGGGGCCGGAGCTGCCGTGGCACACCGTGCTCCAGAAGACCGCCATGGCCTATCTGCCGGCGCTCGCGCGGGGCGGGACGCCGATCATGGTCCTGCTGCTGGCCGGCGTGATCCTCTGGCTGCTGTGGCGCGACGCGCCCTTCCAGCCAGCCGGCGACGCCTGA
- a CDS encoding glycosyltransferase: MAEPRVSVLVCAIAGAEHLARCLELVLAQEGPAPHEILAVADPNLPGVAELAPRFPSVRIIRNEGQSTPIEIASRALREATGDIIVLTEDHCRPARDWLRRLVGAHAPGRAVVGGAVETDHAGSAVTWAFYLVDYYRYMRPCTAGPAPALTVCNVSYRREQLEAVRALWRETFHETAVNAALAERFGVLWIVPEAEVHTRRAVTFADAVYERYAFGRMFACNRNRFGGSPARRVVYACLAPLLPPLIMWRMARRAFRSPAAGVMYLRSLVPLLAMVGAWTWGEWLGYVTDGPPAHVNAAPELRAAARDAAAGAATRG; encoded by the coding sequence ATGGCCGAACCCCGCGTCTCGGTCCTGGTGTGCGCCATCGCCGGGGCGGAGCACCTGGCCCGGTGCCTGGAACTGGTGCTGGCGCAGGAGGGCCCCGCGCCGCACGAGATCCTCGCGGTCGCCGACCCCAACCTCCCCGGGGTCGCGGAGCTGGCGCCGCGCTTCCCGTCGGTGCGGATCATCCGCAACGAAGGCCAGAGCACCCCGATCGAGATCGCCAGCCGCGCGCTGCGTGAGGCCACCGGCGACATCATCGTCCTCACCGAGGACCATTGCCGCCCCGCCCGCGACTGGCTTCGCCGCCTGGTCGGTGCCCATGCGCCGGGGCGGGCCGTCGTGGGCGGCGCCGTGGAGACCGACCACGCGGGCAGCGCGGTCACCTGGGCGTTTTACCTCGTGGACTACTACCGGTACATGCGCCCCTGCACGGCGGGGCCCGCGCCCGCCCTCACGGTGTGCAACGTCTCGTACCGGCGCGAGCAGCTCGAGGCCGTCCGAGCGCTGTGGCGGGAGACCTTCCACGAGACGGCGGTCAACGCCGCACTGGCGGAGCGCTTCGGGGTGCTCTGGATCGTGCCCGAGGCGGAAGTGCACACCCGCAGGGCCGTGACCTTCGCCGACGCGGTCTACGAGCGCTACGCCTTCGGGCGGATGTTCGCCTGCAACCGGAACCGGTTCGGCGGCTCGCCGGCGCGCCGCGTGGTGTACGCCTGCCTGGCCCCGCTGCTGCCGCCGCTGATCATGTGGCGCATGGCCCGGCGCGCGTTCCGCTCGCCCGCCGCCGGCGTGATGTACCTGCGGTCGCTGGTGCCCCTGCTGGCGATGGTCGGCGCCTGGACCTGGGGGGAGTGGCTCGGGTACGTGACCGACGGCCCGCCCGCGCACGTGAACGCCGCCCCGGAGCTGCGGGCGGCGGCGCGGGATGCGGCGGCGGGTGCGGCGACGCGTGGCTAG
- a CDS encoding metallophosphoesterase, with the protein MIYRHLALALTLAGGAPLAAQHEAPYTFVVLGHVRGGATGELSPKLPELLQRVRAERPAFVVINGDLIWGDIDHNPTRTEVLERQWDQLDSALATLGVPVYRTPGNHDISDLPSRDVWVRRYGAPAMAVEQHGSRFILLPSPWIPPDGDLRHNPFVRPTALDSGKVAWLRAELGRAGPWDHTFVVMHHLLWWDASAPWWRDVHPLLQAAGVRWVFGGDLGPLKFSWVTRDSVRYVQSSMEAGTQLQTLRNLEKSRLLSSQFDTYLVVRVDGPAVDVAVRTFGEFTNPMFTPERYTAMLEPVPVPVPASARWAAMFSVKRVLAGLLVLLTGTALGWRLARRRP; encoded by the coding sequence GTGATCTACCGGCACCTGGCACTGGCGCTGACGCTGGCCGGCGGGGCGCCCCTCGCGGCGCAGCACGAGGCCCCCTACACCTTCGTGGTGCTGGGCCACGTGCGGGGCGGCGCCACCGGCGAGCTGAGCCCCAAGCTCCCCGAACTGCTGCAGCGGGTCCGGGCGGAACGCCCGGCGTTCGTGGTCATCAATGGCGACCTGATCTGGGGGGACATCGACCACAACCCCACGCGCACCGAGGTCCTCGAGCGCCAGTGGGACCAGCTCGACTCGGCCCTCGCCACCCTCGGCGTGCCGGTCTACCGGACCCCCGGCAACCACGACATCAGCGACCTGCCCAGCCGCGACGTGTGGGTGCGCCGCTATGGCGCGCCGGCCATGGCCGTGGAGCAGCATGGCAGCCGGTTCATCCTGCTGCCGTCGCCCTGGATCCCGCCCGACGGAGACCTCCGGCACAACCCGTTCGTGCGGCCCACCGCGCTCGACAGCGGCAAGGTCGCGTGGTTGCGCGCCGAGCTGGGACGTGCCGGGCCGTGGGACCACACCTTCGTGGTGATGCACCACCTGCTCTGGTGGGATGCCAGCGCCCCCTGGTGGCGCGACGTGCATCCCCTGCTGCAGGCGGCCGGCGTGCGCTGGGTCTTCGGTGGCGACCTGGGTCCGCTCAAGTTCAGCTGGGTCACCAGGGACAGCGTGCGGTACGTGCAGTCGAGCATGGAGGCGGGCACCCAGCTGCAGACGCTGCGGAACCTCGAGAAGAGCCGGCTGCTCTCCTCGCAGTTCGATACCTACCTGGTGGTGCGGGTGGACGGACCGGCGGTGGATGTCGCGGTGCGGACCTTCGGCGAGTTCACCAACCCCATGTTCACCCCGGAACGCTACACCGCGATGCTGGAGCCGGTGCCGGTGCCGGTGCCGGCCAGCGCGCGCTGGGCGGCGATGTTCTCGGTGAAGCGGGTGCTGGCGGGGTTGCTGGTGCTGCTCACGGGGACGGCGCTGGGCTGGCGCCTGGCGCGGAGGCGCCCCTAG